In the genome of Moorena sp. SIOASIH, the window TTAATCGGCGGTCCAGGTAATGACTTTCTAGCAGGAGACAACAATGACGATAACCTGATCGGGGGTGCTGGCAATGACACCTTACTAGGTTTGGGTGGCAATGACCTTCTTGATGGGGGTGCTGGCAATGACACCCTGGCAGGGGCTGCTGGGGAAGATTTACTTGATGGCAGAGCTGGCAATGATTTATTAAGCGGTGGTGATGGTATTGATCTTCTAGATGGTGGTGAAGGCAATGATACCCTGATTGGCGATCGCGGTGATGACAATATCAATGGCGCAGATGGTGATGACCGACTGATTTGGAATAACGGTGATGGCAGCGATATCATGGAAGGGGGTGCTGGCTTTGATGTAGTAGAAGTCAATGGCGCAAATGGTGCCGGAGATGACTTTGCCCTCAACCCCTTTGGCCCCAGGGTACGCTTTGAGCGGTTGAATCTCGGTCAGTTCAACCTGAATGTCAATGATGTAGAACGGTTTGAGATTAATGGTCTTGGGGGTGATGACACCTTAACTGTTAATGACTTGTCCGGTACTGATGTAGAGCTGGTAGTCTTTAACGGCGGTGATGGTAATGACTTCCTGGACGGAACCAATGCTGTCTT includes:
- a CDS encoding calcium-binding protein, whose amino-acid sequence is MNTLIGGPGNDFLAGDNNDDNLIGGAGNDTLLGLGGNDLLDGGAGNDTLAGAAGEDLLDGRAGNDLLSGGDGIDLLDGGEGNDTLIGDRGDDNINGADGDDRLIWNNGDGSDIMEGGAGFDVVEVNGANGAGDDFALNPFGPRVRFERLNLGQFNLNVNDVERFEINGLGGDDTLTVNDLSGTDVELVVFNGGDGNDFLDGTNAVLPLVGIGGNGNDTLIGGAGDDNLRGDAGNDSLVGGAGDDNLIGDAGNDTLIGGDGDDNLVGGDGDDVLISGNGITTFTFDSGAAFNSRDLGLDSITNFIGGQDRISLEQDTFTALTGTSSGGLASSEWAVVSDNSQVASSGALIVYNSETGDLFYNQNGSAAGLGSGAQFATIDTSTSVDFSDFEIV